The following nucleotide sequence is from Nomascus leucogenys isolate Asia chromosome 13, Asia_NLE_v1, whole genome shotgun sequence.
GCTCTGAACAGCACAGAAGCTCTGTGCCCATTTGCTGCCTACATACTTGGATTCAAGTAAGCAGAGAACACCAGGTAAGCTCGACCCTGTTGTGAGTAGACCTGCAAACTGACTATCATGTCTATAAACGTGGATGTACATCTCTATGGGTCAGAGCAGGGAATGGTAAACTCCAGTCTaccactgaaaattaaaaatttggacTCAAGAGGAAGATGTTTAATTGTTTAATCTCTTAACACAAATTGGAAGAAGCGGACACTGGGCTATGAGCAAGAACAGAGCTTTTATTGGAAACATGCTGGATTAGAAGAGATAGCAGTTCACTGGGAACCGCTGGAGTAATTAATGTAACTGGATCTTCCAGAGCCTGAACACTCCATTCTGCAGTTGGTTTCAGGGGGATCAGGACCCAAATCCCTGCTGGCAAGATAATAAAATGCCCTAATCAGATTTTAACGGTGAACAACAATTTAATTCTACTTGAAAGCTAGTGGTTCCAATTGCCATTACACAATAACCTGCCAAAATTAGAAGGGAAATCTTCTATAGCATCAGAGTCATTGCTGAGCTTGGTCAGAGTCAATAGGTCTCTAGAGTAGGGTGCTCACGTGAGTACCCTCGAGGCATGGGAAGAGAATATTagaacttctatttattttttatcaaaaaaatttattaatattcttataGGGAATGACAGTAGCCTATGTATGTAATttgtaaatacacacatatacaggctgagtatcccttatctgaaaagcttgagaccagaagtgttttggatttgggaattttttgattttggaatatttgcatacacATAATGAGATAGTctggatgggacccaagtctaaacacaaaattcattaaTGTTTCGTATACCTTATATACATGGcttgaaagtaattttatactatatatatatatatttttgtttgtttgtttgtttgtttgttttgttttgttttgtttttttttgagacagagtttcactcttgttgcccaggctggagtgcaatggtgcaatctcggctcactgcaacctccacctcccgggttcaagcgattctcctgcctcagcctcctgagtagctgttacaggcacctgccaccacacccagctaatttttttgtatttttggcagagacggggtttcaccatgttgaccgggctggtctcgaactgctgacctcaggtgatccacgtgcctcagccccccaaagtgctgggattacagatgtgagccaccatggctggccacaATATTTTTACTAGttttgtgcataaaacaaagttttgatTGCAACCTGTCACGTGAGGTCTTGTGtaggaattttccacttgtggcatcatgtcaaCACTCAAAAGTTTCGAATTCTGGAGCATTTTGAACTTCGTATTTTCTGATTAGGATTgctatgtatatattcataaacATATGCAAAGGACAGGTGCACACACATGTTGGGAGAATTGGCTccaatttttttccctgaaaggagtacaggaaaaagaaggaacagaTAGTATGGCAGAAAAACCTATTCACGAGGAAGGCCAGCTCACGTACCTGTTCTACAATCATCGCTCCTAAGTCCCTGAATATTTCATTCAGGTCAGAAATGGACTGTACAATCTGGCGAATCTCTCGCTCCCGCTCTTCCACCATCAGTGTGTTCTGCTCCACCAGAACTAACTGGTCCTCTGTAAAACCCTAGCAAGACAGTGCACAATGTGTTGGATAGATTGTTTTCCCTCTCAGGAAAGCTATGATGTACTTGTTTAGATATAatttaaagacaatgaaaataatttaaagaaaatgaattctgaaaatatttctacAAAGCACAATAAGCACTTATTTTTCCCTAACAGGAAAGATTCAAATTCCCTAAACCAGCAGGATCTAAAGCTCTGATGCCATAGCAGGGAAGACAGCAGCCCACGTCTGCCAACTCTGCAAGGGCAGATAAACAAAACCCCCGGGATAGCCCTCTGTTTCTCTGGGCTCTTCCTAAGAAGGCAGGGTGTTGACCACTTTCCCAAAGGCTCTGGAAAGCAGATTACAAGGTCTCCCTGTGGcctttggaaaggaagaaacagtaCAGCTGTTCTTCCACCTGCTGCAAAACAACCTGATGAATATACAAGTCAACTGTACCAATCCACTGACACTGCACAGAAGTTCGAGGTCTAGGAGGTGAAAGAAGCAGAATGGGGTGCACAGACGCAGCAATCGGCTTTGCAGCCCCTTCGCGTACCCGATGGTAAAGAGTATTATCGTCTCCATCATCCATTAGTGGTACTGATGTGTCGAAAAAATGCTGGGATCTTTCCTCTCGATTCTTCATGCCTATCACAGATAGGAATTCATTTTACTTGAATATGTAAACCATCGTAAGTATTGTTCTACCATTAAAAAGGGGAATTCTAGAGTAAACTCCAACAGTCAAAATTGAGATGCTTTAAAGAAGCCTATCTCCaatgggggtggagggagagtaAAGGATTACAAACATACAACAATATGCAGGCATTTGGGATTATTCAAGACAAGGTCACGGTGTAAATGTGCACAATTCACTTGATGCCAAGATAAAAATGACACAACCATCTGAGAATCTCTAAGTGAAGCAGAAATATTTAATCTAACTGCTGTTacgaaacattttaaaaaatcagtattcCTCTCTAGAAGTATCTCTAGTAAGAATTCCATATGGCCCTAATCaaattttggaaataataaaattaaaatacaaatatgccAGTTGTCAGAGGGAGGGAGAACTGAAGTTTTTTTGGAGTATGTGGGGACTTTATTGATTGcaatggcaatttttaaaaacccagtttATAGGGTGATTAGAATGAGAAGAGAGCTGAAATCTGGCTTTGCACTATTTGGGAAGAAAAGGTCTGTTGGGTGAAACCGTGGTGCCAGCAGAGGAAGCGTTTCAAGGACCCTGGGGAGGGTTTCTCAGGTGCTCTCAAACACTTTGGTTGTTATGCAAATATGTGGCTTTCGGTAATAACAACTGCTTTTTACCTATTGAAGAGCAGCTCTCCCAAACCCCAACATCTAGAAAAcaacaggtttttaaaatgtgcctGGTTGATTTTCAAATTCTTGCAGCTTGacacaaaacaaattttgtttgCTAAGATGCTGACCTATCTTGgtgccctcccccagccttggtTGGTACCCCACGCTGTGCCTTCATTCCAAGCCAGGGTTTCACATGGGGAGGAGGCTTCCTCTTATTGTACAAGGTATGAACGTGTTCAAAAGCTAACAATGAAAGGTACTGgactaaatgaaaaaatagtcgcaaaaaagaaaacataaagtgcTTTTCTTACTCAAAATCCCTTCACTAGGCCCGGGCAGCACTCACGTTTGAGGTAGCCCGACTGTGCGTGCCGGAAGCTGGTGGAGAGTTCCTGCAGGGCCTGCGCCAGCGAGGCCACCACGTTCCCAAGCAGCCGCCCCTCCTGCTCGGAGCAGGCCCGGGCCCGGCTCGGCAGGGCCTGCACGGCACGCTGGCACCTGTGGAAGAGCTAAGAGAACAAGCCCGAGGCTCAGGGCAAGCCTGGGAGAGAAGCCCCTCTGCTAACACTGCCATCATCACAAGCCAGAGTGAGAAGTGAGAGGCTCTGTTCACTCAGTCTGGTTTAGAGAAAGGTGAACAGATAAAAGGAATCTGCGGCTTAATTTATATACACAGAAAGATTTCACTAGATTTCAGCTCCTGCTGTGTAGGGCCTGCTGTGTGCCCAGCTGCTCACATATCATCATGTTAGACAGGCTGAGTATCCCTCATCCGAAATGCTTGGGATTGGCAATGTTTAGGATTTCAAATTTTGggagattttggaatatttgcagaaTACCTACTAGGTGAGTACCCCAATCTGAAAATtcgaaatccaaaatgctccagtgagcattccTTTGAGTGTCATATTGGCacacaaaaaaaagtttcaaattttggagcattttggatttcaggttTTCAGATTAGGAATGTTCAACCTGTATTATCATATATCATATTATTATTGCATTCCTCTCATTTAATCCCTAACAAGCATCCTACGAGgatggtactattattattagtcccatttcacagatgagaacactAGAGTCAGAGGGATTAAATGAGAATCGTGTAACTGTTAAACTGCtaagagccaggattcaaacatTCCAACACCCCAGGGCTTTTCTCAAAGCACCATACTCCTCTGATAATTAGCACCCAGGAGACTtaagtaaaaaatgtaaacactgaAGTTTAAACACTAgtcctattattttaaaattaatcaaatttaatattttataaaaatttttttctaggatACTGAGTTGTTTTTTCAATTATGAGGACTATATTTTAGCATTAAAATTTCTTAACACTAGTATACGatattagttatatattttaaaatcaaatgattGAACTCGATAATGTTTGAAATTTCATATTTACTTAATCAGTCCACAGCAGTATCTGCCAACAATTGAAAAACAGTCCCCACACCTCCAAGGCCTCACAGGTACCCTAAGCTGACAGCTGGAGGACTTCAGGGCCTCTTGAGGTCCCTTTGAGAACTTCAGGTTGGGAAATGAACTCCAGGAGACTGATTTTGAGTAACACTCTAGTTTTTGAGATTGCCATGAGAAGGCTCGCTGGTTTCCCCAGGACTCACTTGCACTCCTCACCTGAGTGATCTCTTGGGTAGTTATCTCAATGGCATGTTCCTCTTCGCTGCTGTCATCCAGGGTGGGTCTGTTTAAATGTTTGTCATGAAGGCTGGCCAATTCTTTCATCTTCTGCTTAATCcggccaacatcatactgaatctAAGCAAATGAAGTCACAGAACTCCACTGATGCCAGGCAGGCTCTGGTCTGCCTCCATCAGCTACACTCAGCATACAGAATTCGGTCTTCAGCAAACTTGTTGGCTTGCTGATGTGTGAGCAGCTTTTAATTCAAATTACCAGAAAATCACATTCTTCCTTGTTGCAtggggtttcaatttcttcctataATTCAGGCAGTTACTACCAATGTTAAAACTACAGCTAAAATCATTAACATACACATAGACAACTTAACCTAAAGCTAGTATTTCCAGAAATATACATTCAAGTGTAGCCAAATTCATTTATATGACAGATATCTTAAAATACATTGTCATAATTACTTAAGAAACAAGATGGTATGAAACTAACATGCAACTTACTTCATCCACTCCATCCACCCACTTAGGAGGTGACCGTTTTGTCACACCAATCGCTGCTTCTGGATCTAAGCTGATGCCTGACACCAGTGCCATACGGTCATCAGCAAGCTACAGGAAAGTAAAGggacaggaaaaaaattattccaatcCAATTTAGATACAAATACTCTTACTCTCTCTTAAATGTTGCTCCCTGAAAAGATACAGAAAGGAGTGAATGTTTACTCTCTCTTAAATGTTGCTCCCTGAAAAGATACAGAAAGGAGTGAATGTTTACTCTCTCTTAAATGTTGCTCCCtgaaaatatatagaaaggaGTGAATGCACTTGCCTGTATTATAAAACTTGCTTTTGATAACTGCTAGGATTTGGATTGTTTTCCTATCTTTTCATGCACCAGCTCTTAATTTCCTCGGACATACTTGAGAACGTGAATTTGACTTGATCTGGCTACAGAAATGCAATGAAAAAGTCAACAAAAGATCCTTAAAATAAAGACCTCTTACTACTAGTACTGTGATAGAACGGCATGAACCTCAATGATTCATGTGATCAGttacaagtggaaaaaaaaaaactaggcagtAAGTGAAACAACTACAAAATGCTCAATAGTAGCAAGGTTTACTTAAATACACTTAGCTTATTTTGGAAATAGGGCTGATCCAGTTATCTCAGTCACACAATCATTAACCATGTGTTAAGATGTGTGAAACAACTGCCTAAAACCACTAGCAAATTATCTACCATTTGGCAAAAGCAATCCTTAAGATCTCAATGCAATCTTAcactgtcatttcttttcttcagttAAATGTCCACAGGGAACATTTCCCCTTATTTTGAAATGGTATCGATGGTTCCTGTTTAACTATATAAGACACTGCTGTAGAAAGCTTTTAAGAATGGGAGGGAAATcaggtgggcgcggtggctcacgcctgtaatcccagcactttgggaggccgaggcaggcagatcatctgaggtcaggagttcaagagtagcctggccaaaatggtgaaaaccattctctactaaaaatacaaaaattaactgggcatggtggcttacacctgtaatcccagctactcgggaggctgaggcaggagaatcccttgaacccaggaggtgaaggtcgcagtgagccatgatcgtaccattgcactccagcctgggcaacaagagcgagactctgtctcaaaaaaaaaaaaaaaaaaaaaaaagagggaaatcatGGGTTTGGCATGGTTAAGCTGTTTTCTTGCCTGCAGGCAGTGAATGGGTTGAAAAGCATTTGAGGTGCCCTCCAGAGCTCAGAATTTTTAAATGCCAGTTTCAAAAGATCCAAATGATGAtcaaaatataatggaaaataatCTATAAAAGTCCTTTACAGATAATACTTTGGAAATTTTCTAAATCATACTGTAGAGTTGGGTGAAAAATTCATAtgcttttcttccctcttccttgcatttaactaaatttattttttcattcattaaatacttATTTGCTTTTCTAATAATAAAGGAACAAGACAGAATTTTAAAGTCCACAGATGAAGGGGGGAAAATATCATATAAAGAAAAACTTAGATTAAAAGAACACTTCAAGTAATAGGCCCTAAATCCTAAAGAGTTCACAGTAAAATTCTTAAAAGCAAATTGGCATCTTCACCATCAACCTCCCTGCATGCCCTGGGGTGGTTCTGCCACCATCTGCTTCAGGCTTTCTGTGTGCTCTGGGGCACGTGTCCACTCAGGGAGCGCATCTTGGGCAATGACCACGCTGGAAGGACTAGGCCCCATTCACTAATCCCAGCGCGTGCAGGAGCCGTGATTAAGCCCACCGGTGCTCAAGCACGGCACGGATGCTGCAGGGCCAGTGTCATTTCTTAAACAAATGGTGTGTCATCAAAACCCGCACTGTCTGGGGCTCCCAGGCCGTGAAGTGGTAATTCTCCACCACCACTACCTTCTGTTTGGTTTTAAGAGTTCATCAATAGGAATTTTAcattcttgaaattattttaatcctcataaaaactAGGTGAGTTAGAAACTATTATTCTAACCTATAAATATGGAAATTGaaactcagaaaagttaagtcacttgcccaagatcacagagctattATGTGACAGACTGAAACCCGGGTCGGCTGACTCCAGAAACCCCTTCCACCCTCGAAGGTGCCAATCACTCCACAGGCCCATAAACTATAACTGCAATTTGCTAAGAAAATGAATCAAGACAAGCCATCAGATTAAAACAACGAAACACAGTAGTTTGATTCATTTCCCACCAACTACACCAGGGACTATAGGATAGGCCCCCGGTGAGTGACATTAGTGTCAGTAAAGATCATCCGCTCTTACTGACCATCCGTGGACAGAGAGGCGCAGACCTCACCCTCTACAAAGCAGGCAGAGAGAGCCTGTGTCAAGCAATCAGAAGCAGACTTGTTTATTCCTCAACACTCCTGCTCCAAAGTCACCAAGAGATACACAACTCTGTGGAGGATACACTGATTAAAACGCAGGGGGACAAACCACAGGCCCAGCTCCCAGCGCCTGCCAGCCACACATCAGGTGCTGTCTACAGTATTGCTGGACTGGAACAGAACTTGAACTCCAGCTGTTTATACaaagtaaaatctaaaattgCTAAAGTACCTCTTCATGGGTCCTAGAATTTCCACTACACCAGTTTATTATGGAATccactatattttattattacacatTTCAATCAGTATTTATAgtgattttatagtttttaaactcATGATCTTATTTTGTACTGTTTTTACTGTTTACAAATATACATTAAACTAAAGAAGACAGAGAGATGGTATCTATCTAAATTTACCTGCATTGGGATTAGTATCATTTTATCCGAAACAACAAATTATAAACCACATGTGAAAAGTCGGTTGAAGTGAATACAACTCTTTGAAGCAGTACTTGATTTTATGCACGTGTTCCCCCCAAATTAGATGTAAATCAAAAGTAGGGAGAACACACTCTTTGTTAAGGGTCCTAAGGAAGCTTGCTAATTAAGAGATTCCTACACGAAGGGCATGGATGCCAGGCCGCTCAGCTGGTACTAGCTTTCCCACACACTGTATCAGAATTTTGCCGGTAAGATAGAACAGCTGATTCTTTGGGAATGAAAACTTTAAATAGCGAATAATTTGTCTCTTTTATGATACAGTCTATAACTATAGTTCATTATGATAAAGAAACACCGCCCTATTGAGAAGAAATGTGTCATTTCTTTTATCAGTATGGATTTGTAATGTGTATCACAGTATGtactattaaaaaacaagacaGTATGTTGTGGGAAGGGAAAACAATTGTTGAAGATAAGCGTCAACTATTTGAAATGGGAACAAATATGgacataaaaaaattttatgtgCAACATAAAAATAAGCACCCTTTTAATTTCAGAAACCTCACTTCCCATTTAAAAACATGTCTTCTTATTGTTGAAGATCCAGCATATGTATCAATTTTCAAGCTGCCATCCTATTTCATACAGATCTTAAAAAATGGCCAGGTTTCTAATTCTCTCTACTTACCCTTACTGAATTTCAACATGGTGCCCCCTCCAAATACATGATGTTGGTtattaaagcttttttaaaaataaatttgtgcggccgggcacggtggctcacgccagtaatcccagcactttgggaggccgaggcaggcagattgcctgaggtcgggagttcaagaccagcctagccagcatggtgaaaccccgtctccactgaaaatacaaaaattagccgggcctggtggcatgcacctgtaatcccagctcgggaagctgaggcaggagaatcacttgaacctggaaggcagaggttgcagtgagccaagatcgcgccaatgcGCTCCAGCCTTTTAttaagacagagcgagactccatctcaataaataaataaataaataaatgtgtttctgaagtaaaaaaaaaaaaaaaaactctctgtattttttaaataaaaattgtacttaAGAGAATTAAGAATTCTTATCTCTTTGATATGTAGTTCCTCTCTCCAAGAACTACTGGGGTCCACTACCCTAACCTAGAGCCATCCTTCCTgagagaaatgcagaaaaaaaatccaacagaTGTTCAAAACAGCACACCCAATGGCTTTCCTGCCAGTCTCACTAAAGGTATCTTTTGCCTTTGATCCACTTCAAATGTTGACATTTGTCCATTTAAAGAGTACCAGCCAGTATGGACAAGTTCTCCATCTATGGACGGAACATATACATTCTCTCTTATAAATCTTGCTGTTCCAAATCTATGGCCCTCCTACTCTTAAAAACCCTGCCTTTCCCTGAAGGCTGATTTAGTGTAGACTAAGATTACAGAAATAGCAAAGCCTCTGTGGAGATTAGAAAAGTCAGATACACCTCCTCCCCATCTAAAAAAATCAACTAAGCTTAGCCGCAACGCATTGGTAATGAGAACAATACTGATAATTCTGGACTGTCTATGGCAATGAACACTTAAAAAGTCCAGAAGGGACACTGAAAATCAACAGACTGGCAACTCACGTTTCCACGTGAAACTCTGGGAGCCTGTATGATGAAATCAGACTACTTCGCTAATAGACAATTAGGCTTAAGAAATCTGAGTTGTTGGAGAAGTGAATAAGCAtgtggataaaagaaaaaagtgatgtcAGCACTACATATTTCTAAAcctgtaataattttaaaataatgcttaccTTTTCTGACTATGAAATTAATAAATGgtcaaaataaatacttttaaaatggcataggatgatgcagtggctcacgcctgtaatcctagcacttgggaggccaaggcaagtggatcacttgagctcaggagttcgagaccagcctgggcaacgtgtcaaaactctgtctctgctaaaaaatacaaaaataaacaaataaataaataaatagccaggcatggtggcacgcacctgtagtcccagctactcaggaggctgaggcaggagaatcgcttgaaccggggaggcagaggttgcagtgagccgagatcacaccactgcactctagcctgggtgacagagtgagactcttgcctcaaaaaaatacataaataaaaataaataaaaaaaagatacaaaaaaatatagAGATAAAAACACTTGAGAATCACATCACCCTGATACTGTTGTTAAGTTTcactgattttccttttttctcaacTAACATACACACTCtggggggaagaaaaaggaagggagcaATCCGTCCCTCCCTGCCTTCTGTGAGCACTGTACTGAGCACTGCTACTGACCTGGCCCATGCCAGTCCCAGCAACAATCCTTCAGAGGGGCGCCGCTCCTATTTCACCAACATGGACACTGGGGCCCGGCCCAGCCACTCCCAGATGTGCACCAATCGCCCGTCCTCCAGGCAGTGTGGTTTGGGGGCTTGACATTTGTTATcttgtgacttttaaaataattctaatctTGAATTTAAAAACTCCCAAAGATTTCTTTGTCATAAGACAGGAAGTAGATTAAATACAGAGAACAAAGGAGAGGGCCAGACACTTCCCTGGGTAAGAGAACCAATGGTGGGCTCGGCGTCCTCCTCAGGGAACACCTTACTTAGTGTTTTCTGAGAAGGAAAAGTGACATCTCCAGGGTACTCAGGCTAGAGGAGGAGAATGACAATCAGACATGGACAGACTGCAGGAAGCCTCTGAAGTGAGGCCCTCAGATGCC
It contains:
- the LOC100602030 gene encoding syntaxin-16 isoform X10, which gives rise to MATRRLTDAFLLLRNNSIQNRQLLAEQVSSHTTSSPLHSRSIAAELDELADDRMALVSGISLDPEAAIGVTKRSPPKWVDGVDEIQYDVGRIKQKMKELASLHDKHLNRPTLDDSSEEEHAIEITTQEITQLFHRCQRAVQALPSRARACSEQEGRLLGNVVASLAQALQELSTSFRHAQSGYLKRMKNREERSQHFFDTSVPLMDDGDDNTLYHRGFTEDQLVLVEQNTLMVEEREREIRQIVQSISDLNEIFRDLGAMIVEQGTVLDRIDYNVEQSCIKTEDGLKQLHKAEQYQKKNRKMLVILILFVIIIVLVVVLVGVKSR
- the LOC100602030 gene encoding syntaxin-16 isoform X12; its protein translation is MATRRLTDAFLLLRNNSIQNRQLLAEQELDELADDRMALVSGISLDPEAAIGVTKRSPPKWVDGVDEIQYDVGRIKQKMKELASLHDKHLNRPTLDDSSEEEHAIEITTQEITQLFHRCQRAVQALPSRARACSEQEGRLLGNVVASLAQALQELSTSFRHAQSGYLKRMKNREERSQHFFDTSVPLMDDGDDNTLYHRGFTEDQLVLVEQNTLMVEEREREIRQIVQSISDLNEIFRDLGAMIVEQGTVLDRIDYNVEQSCIKTEDGLKQLHKAEQYQKKNRKMLVILILFVIIIVLVVVLVGVKSR
- the LOC100602030 gene encoding syntaxin-16 isoform X13, whose translation is MATRRLTDAFLLLRNNSIQNRQLLAEQLADDRMALVSGISLDPEAAIGVTKRSPPKWVDGVDEIQYDVGRIKQKMKELASLHDKHLNRPTLDDSSEEEHAIEITTQEITQLFHRCQRAVQALPSRARACSEQEGRLLGNVVASLAQALQELSTSFRHAQSGYLKRMKNREERSQHFFDTSVPLMDDGDDNTLYHRGFTEDQLVLVEQNTLMVEEREREIRQIVQSISDLNEIFRDLGAMIVEQGTVLDRIDYNVEQSCIKTEDGLKQLHKAEQYQKKNRKMLVILILFVIIIVLVVVLVGVKSR
- the LOC100602030 gene encoding syntaxin-16 isoform X11, which codes for MATRRLTDAFLLLRNNSIQNRQLLAEQVSSHTTSSPLHSRSIAALADDRMALVSGISLDPEAAIGVTKRSPPKWVDGVDEIQYDVGRIKQKMKELASLHDKHLNRPTLDDSSEEEHAIEITTQEITQLFHRCQRAVQALPSRARACSEQEGRLLGNVVASLAQALQELSTSFRHAQSGYLKRMKNREERSQHFFDTSVPLMDDGDDNTLYHRGFTEDQLVLVEQNTLMVEEREREIRQIVQSISDLNEIFRDLGAMIVEQGTVLDRIDYNVEQSCIKTEDGLKQLHKAEQYQKKNRKMLVILILFVIIIVLVVVLVGVKSR